The genomic stretch ACCGACGGTGAACAGAAGATTGTTGTACTTTCAGCCATGTCTGGAACAACAAACACGTTGGTTGAAATTTCGGATTATCTGTATAAGAAAAATCCCGAAGGTGCGAATGAAATCATTAACAGACTGGAGGCTAAATATAAACAGCATGTTAATGAACTTTATTCTACTGACGAGTATAAGCAGAAAACACAGGAATTTATAAAAGCACAGTTCGATTATATTCGTTCGTATACAAAAGATATTTTCACACTGTTCGAAGAAAAAGTAATCCTGGCACAAGGCGAGTTGATCTCTACCAACATGGTTACCAACTATTTGCAGGAACAAGGGGTCAACGCCATCTTACTTCCGGCATTGGAATTCATGCGCACGGACAAGAACTCGGAGCCCGACCCTGTATATATCAAAGAAAAACTGGCCGCACAGCTAGAAATACATCCGGACGCTGAAATTTATATCACACAAGGTTTTATCTGCCGTAACGCCTACGGCGAGATAGATAATCTGCAACGTGGCGGAAGCGACTATACCGCATCACTGATCGGTGCCGCTGTAAATGCCTCTGAAATCCAGATATGGACAGATATTGACGGTATGCACGATAATGATCCGCGCATCGTAGACAAGACTTCTCCCGTACGTCACCTGCACTTCGAAGAAGCTGCCGAATTGGCCTACTTTGGTGCGAAGATTCTGCACCCTACTTGCGTACAGCCTGCCAAATATGCCAATATTCCCGTCCGTCTGCTTAATACAATGGAACCTACAGCCCCGGGAACTTTGATTTCCAATGATACGGAAAAAGGCAAAATCAAGGCAGTTGCAGCCAAAGACAATATCACTGCCATCAAGATCAAATCAAGCCGTATGTTACTGGCCCACGGCTTCTTGCGCAAAGTATTCGAAATCTTCGAAAGCTATCAGACCTCTATCGACATGATCTGCACTTCAGAGGTTGGCGTTTCCGTATCCATTGATAACACCAAACATCTGAATGAAATTCTGGACGACTTGAAGAAATATGGTACAGTAACCGTAGATCAGGACATGTGTATCATCTGTGTAGTCGGTGACCTGGAATGGGAAAATGTAGGCTTTGAAGCCAAAGCGTTGGACGCCATGCGCGACATACCGGTACGTATGATTTCATTCGGCGGTAGCAACTACAATATTTCTTTCCTGATTCGTGAAGAAGACAAGAAGAAAGCATTGCAGTCATTAAGCGATCATTTATTCAACAATAAATAATTTCTACTGTAGGGGCGGATTCAATCCGCCCGAATACATCTCACTTTATAAAGTTGGTGTTTTCGGGCGAATTTAATTCGCCCTTGCTCATAAAAACAAAATACAATATGAAAGGAACATTCCCCGTAAACAAGTTCAGAGAGTTGGAAACTCCCTTTTACTATTACGATGTCAATGTGCTGCGAGAAACCTTGTCATGCATCAATAAAGAAGCAGGCAAATACAATAATTTCTGCGTGCATTACGCCGTGAAGGCCAATGCTAACCACAAAGTCCTGACAATTATCCGCGAAAGCGGTCTGGGAGCCGACTGTGTAAGTGGCGGAGAAATCCGCGCAGCCATTAAGGCCGGATTCCCGACAAACAAAATAGTCTATGCAGGTGTAGGTAAGACAGACTGGGAAATCAATCTGGGTCTGGATTATGATATTTTCTGCTTCAATGTAGAGTCCGTACCCGAACTGGAAATCATTAATGAACTAGCTTCCGCCAAAGGCAAAACAGCCCGTGTAGCTTTCCGTATCAATCCGAATGTAGGTGCGCATACCCATGCAAATATCACCACCGGACTAGCAGAGAACAAATTCGGTATCAGCATGGAAGATATGGACAAAGTGATCGATATGGCCGGAACATTGCCTCATGTAAAATTTGTAGGCTTACATTTCCACATCGGTTCTCAGATTTTGGATATGGGTGATTTTGTAGCCTTGTGCAACCGTGTAAACGAACTACAGGAAAAACTCTATGCCCGCCAAATCATAGTAGAACATATCAATGTAGGCGGCGGTTTAGGAATTGATTATGCACACCCCAACCGTCAAGCCATCCCCAACTTCACGGAATACTTTGCCACTTATCACAAGCATCTGAAACTGCGCCCCCAGCAAACTTTACATTTTGAACTGGGACGTGCCGTAGTAGGACAGTGCGGCAGCCTTATCAGCAAAGTGATTTATGTAAAGCAAGGAGCCAACAAACAGTTCGCCATATTAGATGCCGGCATGACTGACTTGATTCGTCCCGCCCTTTATCAGGCATACCACAAAATAGAAAATATCACTTCGGAAGAACCTATGGAAACTTACGATGTGGTAGGCCCCATCTGCGAATCATCCGATGTATTCGGCAAAGCTATTGATTTGAACAAAGCACACCGTGGCGACCTTTTCGCTCTCCGTTCAGCAGGAGCATATGGTGAAATTATGGCATCGGCTTACAATTGTCGTGCATTGCCCAAAGGATATACTTCAGAAGAGTTAGTATAAACCAACTCCAACTGCCTGAATAAATAAGAAACAGCGCCGCTTTGATACAAAGCGGCGCTGTTTCTTATTTATCTTCCGGAATGAAATCTTCTTTTATAAATTCATCATACACACGCCGCGGATGATCCGCTTTTGAGAATCCATTATTACCAAAATTCTGTTCACGGAATTTCTTTAGCTTTAAATTATCTTCCGCATACTCACGCAAAGTTTTCTGCTTACCTCCTAATATAGAACTATCCAGCACCTCACATTCCAACAGATTTTCCTTCGGAGTAATTATTGGAAGGAGCTTCTGTTCCAAAAAACCACGATAGGCCCCCACATACTCACACCAACACTCCCCTTTCACCTCATAAATACGATAAGTGTACTTAGACAAAGCTGTTTTAATAAAAATTTCATTCCCCATCACCTCGGCCACGGCTTCTAAGTTATAAGCCAAGTCTTTAATCTTGATAATCTTCTTTCCCGACTCATCTTCCTTGATTTCCGTAGCCCAAAAATCGGAATGCATAAGCTGATCAAGTATATTGATCAAACTTTCTTTAATCTCAAATTGTATTCTCATAATAATTGCCCGTTGGTCAGGACTTGTTACAGGTTTCAGTTAACTTTTTTAAATATAGCAATTATACTTGAAAAATATTCACGAAAACACACTTTTAACATTAAATTATAATTAAATCTGAGCTTTTGAATAAATAAAGAATATTCATTCTGCTACAATTCAATTATTTGCTGTATTTTTGCACGTTTTTAATACAGATCACACATGGAACTATTCACCATAGATACAATCTTACCAATAGCTTCGGGAGCCTTGTTTATCACGCAGGCTGTTTACTATCTAGGGCTATATAACAAACTATACACTCACAGCAGAGAAACAGCATATGCCACTGATATAAATACTCAAAATCCTCCACTGTCTGTCATTATTGTGGCAAAAGACGCCACCCACGAATTACAAGAAAACCTCCCATTTATTTTAGAGCAGGACTATCCGGAATTCGAAGTGATTGTGATTTACGACCGCCCGGCGGATGATTGTGACAATACGTTGAAATTACTGGAAGACAAATACCCCAATCTCTATCATACCTTTATCCCCGACAGTGCACGCTATATCAGCCACAAAAAACTGGGAATAACAATGGGAATTAAAGCCAGCCGTCATGAATGGCTGGTATTTACCGAACCCGATTGCCGTCCGCAAAGCAATCAATGGCTGAAACAGATGGCACGTAATTTCACATCTGCCACCGAAATCGTTTTAGGCTACAGCAACTACGAAAAAGTACCGGGATGGTTTAATAAGAAAATCACTTTCGACACATTGCTGAATTCTATGCGTTATTTGGGTATGGCTGTTTCCGGACATCCCTACATGGGTACAGGAAGGAATATGGCTTATCGGAAAACGCTGTACTACAAGCAGAAGGGATTTGCCTCCCACCTGAATCTGCAACGTGGAGAAGATGATTTGTTTATCAATGAAACAGCCCGTGCACACAATACACGAGTTGAAGCCAGCCCTGAAAGTCTGATGCGAATCGCCATGCCTAAATATAAAAGAATATGGTGTGAAGAGAAAATAAGCTATGCGGCTACCAGCCGGTTATTTCATGGAACCGCCCGTTATCTCATGGGATTTGAAACTTGCAGCAGATTCTTGTTCTATACAGCCATCATCGCCACTATAACCATCAGTATTCTTCTCCACCAATGGACTATTGCAGCCATTGCCGTTTTGCTATGGTTAGCACGCTTCACGATGCAACTAATTGTTTTCAGAAAAACCGCCAAAGTTTTTGGCGAACGGAAGTTCTGTGCACTACTCCCCTTATTTGATTTTCTGCAACCTGCATGGAATGGGGTATTCAAATTACAACGTAAATTCAGACGGAAAAATGAGTTTATGAGAAAATAAAAAGAGAATGAAACCAACTATACATTTCTTAATTTAATAATACGAATTATGATCAGATTAAATGTTTTTATCCAAGTAAACGAGAGTAACCGCAATGCTGTCTTAGAAACAGCAAAGGAATTGGTAGCACAATCTTTAAACGACAACGGTTGTATCGCTTATGATGTTTTTGAGAGCGCGACACGTAAAGATGTACTTATGATTTGCGAAACATGGAAAGATGCTGAGTCACTGGATGCACACGAAAAGGCTGCACATTTTATAACCTTGGTTCCTAAATTGCAAGAATTGGGCAAGATGAAATTAGAAAAATTTGAATTCTAATCCGGTTATCCATCTTGATCCGACAAAAACAAATCAGGGTTTGTATAAACAAGCCCTGATTTATTTTTATCCGCCAAGAAAGGTTATGCAAGAAACACTTTTCCACCAATGTAATCACTGCCTGAAAAAATAGAAGAGTATCACATTATCCAGCATAACAAATTGAAACCTTTTATCGCTTTATATTCTCTAACACACCCCGAACAGCCCCTTTTCATTGTTTTCACCCACCCATGCACATGCAATATTATTCGGTCAAACTATAAATGTAACAATTTAAAATCTTCTTTTTACAACGAAATATCACCAATATTGTTTGTTTTATATCATATTTCGCTTCAATAAGATTTAATATATATATTATTTGCATATTAAAGACAATTACTCTACTTTTGCACCCGTTTTAAAAACAATAAAAAGTTTCAAATTGAAAGCATAAGTATGAAAATAATCTGGTCCATCCGTTCTTTCAACTTTACCAATATACCGTAAATGCGTTTGTCTAGAAGCGTGTTATAAGTAGTATTGTAAAATCAGAAAAACAGTTGAATCTCATGTTTACTTTCATTTCTATAATGGCTGTCGGAGTCCTTATAGGCTATCCCTTACGCCATAAATCCCAAATACGCAAGATCACTCCTCTCATCCATATCGTGGTCTGTCTGCTACTTTTCTTACTAGGTCTCTCTATTGGTCTTAACAGACTGATTATTGACAATCTTGGTTACTTCTGCGGCCAGGCAGCCGTCATCTCCTCATTAAGCATATTGGGCAGCATGATGGCCTCCCTTGCAGTATACCGCATCTTTTTCAGAGGAAAGGGGGCAAACGGTGAAAAGTAGTCTTGTAACTCTAGCCTTTTTCTTGTTTGGCTGCGTAGCCGGAGTCAGCTATGCGGTGGACTTCGACGTACACCAAACCTCTGTATATGTACTATATGTACTGATGCTGTTACTCGGCATTAATCTTGGAAGCAACCGCAACCTCAGGCAGTTTGTTTTATCCCTCAATTTCAGGACACTGCTCGTACCCTTTGCCACCGTAAGCGGTACTCTGTTGTTTTCCGCTATCGGAGGCTTTCTCTTGAGCCGCTGGAGTATCTTCGACTGCATGGCTGTCGGAAGCGGATTCTCCTATTATTCCGTTTCCTCCATCCTTATCACGCAGATCAAATCCCCCTCCATCGGTGTGCAGCTTGCTACCGAATTGGGGACCATCGCGCTACTATCCAATATCTTCCGGGAAATGACCGCCTTGATAGGAGCTCCCCTTTTCCGCAAATATTTCGGTTATCTGGCACCTATCTCGGCGGCGGGCATCGGTTCTTCCGACATTTCCCTGGCAGCCATCGCACGCTGCTCCGGACCGGAAGCCGTACCCGTGGCCATCGTCCACGGCATACTGATAAACATAAGCATGCCTTTCTTCGTTTCTTTCTTTTGCAAACTGTAAGCTGAAGGAAGTGACATACTATACATAACTTTACATTCTCTCTATAAAGAACCGGCCCTGTCACGAATTCGCAGCAGGGTTGGTTCTAACACATCCGCCCAACTAAAGCATTTCTTCCTAACAATTAAGCCTTTTCTTTCTATCAACTACTACAGACTTTCACAACAGACTGTACAGTCCATTACATCAGACCGTACAGTCCACTATAATGGACTATACGATTCACTGTAGGAAACTGTAGTACATTACCGCATAAAAAGACTTAATCATAAGAAAAAAAGACCTTAGCATTATAAGAAAAAAAGGATTAATACCGGATATACGGAAAAAGCAGAAAGAGAATCTTCTCATTCAAACCGAATAGATTTTGCCGGATGAATACGCGTCACCAGAAATGACGGCCCGACAAGCATCAGCACCGATACCAGCAAGGTACAGACATTCAGCAACAAATAAATCCAAATATTGAATTCAATAGGAACACGATCTACATAATAAGTGGCAGGGTCCAGTTTGAAAAGATGAAATTGAGATTGAATAAAGCATAATGCCACCCCGATGATATTTCCCCATACCATCCCCCTGCCAATCAAGAATACCGAAAAACTGAGGAATATCTTACGAATAGCAAAATTATCAGCACCCAATGCTTTCAGCACCCCGATCATATTGGTACGTTCCAGAATGATAATCAGCAAACCGGATATCATGGTGAATCCTGCCACCCCCGTCATGAGAAACAGGATAACCCACACATTCATATCCAGCAAATCCAGCCATGCAAATATC from Phocaeicola dorei encodes the following:
- a CDS encoding lysine exporter LysO family protein — encoded protein: MKSSLVTLAFFLFGCVAGVSYAVDFDVHQTSVYVLYVLMLLLGINLGSNRNLRQFVLSLNFRTLLVPFATVSGTLLFSAIGGFLLSRWSIFDCMAVGSGFSYYSVSSILITQIKSPSIGVQLATELGTIALLSNIFREMTALIGAPLFRKYFGYLAPISAAGIGSSDISLAAIARCSGPEAVPVAIVHGILINISMPFFVSFFCKL
- a CDS encoding LysO family transporter; protein product: MFTFISIMAVGVLIGYPLRHKSQIRKITPLIHIVVCLLLFLLGLSIGLNRLIIDNLGYFCGQAAVISSLSILGSMMASLAVYRIFFRGKGANGEK
- a CDS encoding aspartate kinase, with amino-acid sequence MKVLKFGGTSVGSAQRMKEVAKLITDGEQKIVVLSAMSGTTNTLVEISDYLYKKNPEGANEIINRLEAKYKQHVNELYSTDEYKQKTQEFIKAQFDYIRSYTKDIFTLFEEKVILAQGELISTNMVTNYLQEQGVNAILLPALEFMRTDKNSEPDPVYIKEKLAAQLEIHPDAEIYITQGFICRNAYGEIDNLQRGGSDYTASLIGAAVNASEIQIWTDIDGMHDNDPRIVDKTSPVRHLHFEEAAELAYFGAKILHPTCVQPAKYANIPVRLLNTMEPTAPGTLISNDTEKGKIKAVAAKDNITAIKIKSSRMLLAHGFLRKVFEIFESYQTSIDMICTSEVGVSVSIDNTKHLNEILDDLKKYGTVTVDQDMCIICVVGDLEWENVGFEAKALDAMRDIPVRMISFGGSNYNISFLIREEDKKKALQSLSDHLFNNK
- a CDS encoding putative quinol monooxygenase; translation: MIRLNVFIQVNESNRNAVLETAKELVAQSLNDNGCIAYDVFESATRKDVLMICETWKDAESLDAHEKAAHFITLVPKLQELGKMKLEKFEF
- a CDS encoding glycosyltransferase — its product is MELFTIDTILPIASGALFITQAVYYLGLYNKLYTHSRETAYATDINTQNPPLSVIIVAKDATHELQENLPFILEQDYPEFEVIVIYDRPADDCDNTLKLLEDKYPNLYHTFIPDSARYISHKKLGITMGIKASRHEWLVFTEPDCRPQSNQWLKQMARNFTSATEIVLGYSNYEKVPGWFNKKITFDTLLNSMRYLGMAVSGHPYMGTGRNMAYRKTLYYKQKGFASHLNLQRGEDDLFINETARAHNTRVEASPESLMRIAMPKYKRIWCEEKISYAATSRLFHGTARYLMGFETCSRFLFYTAIIATITISILLHQWTIAAIAVLLWLARFTMQLIVFRKTAKVFGERKFCALLPLFDFLQPAWNGVFKLQRKFRRKNEFMRK
- the lysA gene encoding diaminopimelate decarboxylase, encoding MKGTFPVNKFRELETPFYYYDVNVLRETLSCINKEAGKYNNFCVHYAVKANANHKVLTIIRESGLGADCVSGGEIRAAIKAGFPTNKIVYAGVGKTDWEINLGLDYDIFCFNVESVPELEIINELASAKGKTARVAFRINPNVGAHTHANITTGLAENKFGISMEDMDKVIDMAGTLPHVKFVGLHFHIGSQILDMGDFVALCNRVNELQEKLYARQIIVEHINVGGGLGIDYAHPNRQAIPNFTEYFATYHKHLKLRPQQTLHFELGRAVVGQCGSLISKVIYVKQGANKQFAILDAGMTDLIRPALYQAYHKIENITSEEPMETYDVVGPICESSDVFGKAIDLNKAHRGDLFALRSAGAYGEIMASAYNCRALPKGYTSEELV